A window of the Synechococcus sp. LTW-R genome harbors these coding sequences:
- a CDS encoding M3 family metallopeptidase, giving the protein MTDSRAAIATAQPEILRGEGLPQFEAITPEAVREHIPGLMDSLEDQLGSLEAELSQKLDQGEPLDWNAVIDPLQRLGERLRWSWGVVSHLNGVCNSPELRDAHASQQAAVVQFGNRAGQSQVIYRALEQLKERLSELDGTQQRILDAELRDMQLRGVGLSGAVKEAFNAASQTLAELSTRFGNHVLDATNNWTLRLTQSAEVEGLPASLLDQLAQAARQAGDEAATGEAGPWLLGLDMPRYVSFMKYSRRRDLREQLYKAHVSRASGQNGSDLNNWPLIEEILTLRRQQAERLGFANWAALSIASKMADSEQAVEALLEDLRSAAYPIAQQELATLAGCAKAHGAAEADDLQPWDISYWAEILRQESFELDSEALRPWFPLPQVLDGLFALSERLFGIRIEAADGEAPIWHPDVRFFRILEQDTPIAGFYLDPYSRPGSKRGGAWMDECLVRSKREDGSAVLPVAYLICNQSAPVGETPSLMTFDEVETLFHEFGHGLQHMLTSVEHPQAAGINGVEWDAVELPSQFMENWCYDRATLMGMARHWETGAPLPESEFAKLLAARTFMGGSATLRQVHFALVDLRLHSQWRADAGLTPEALRREIAADTTVLAPIDEDAFLCSFGHIFAGGYAAGYYSYKWAEVLSADAYGAFEEVGLENEEQIRETGRRFRNTVLSLGGSLDPKQVFEAFRGRQPSSEALIRHSGLVAV; this is encoded by the coding sequence ATGACTGACAGCCGAGCCGCCATCGCCACCGCTCAGCCGGAAATTCTGCGCGGAGAGGGGCTACCGCAGTTCGAAGCGATCACGCCAGAAGCGGTCCGCGAACACATCCCGGGCCTGATGGACTCCCTGGAGGATCAGCTGGGATCCCTCGAGGCCGAGCTCAGCCAGAAGCTAGATCAAGGGGAGCCCCTCGATTGGAACGCGGTGATCGATCCGCTCCAGCGACTCGGCGAACGCCTGCGCTGGAGTTGGGGCGTCGTCAGTCATCTCAACGGGGTCTGCAATAGCCCAGAGCTCCGTGACGCCCATGCCAGCCAGCAGGCCGCTGTCGTGCAGTTCGGCAACCGCGCCGGTCAAAGCCAGGTCATCTATCGCGCCCTCGAGCAGCTGAAGGAGCGACTCTCCGAGCTGGACGGGACCCAACAGCGGATCCTCGATGCCGAGCTGCGGGACATGCAGTTGCGGGGCGTTGGCCTGAGCGGCGCTGTCAAAGAGGCCTTCAACGCCGCCAGTCAGACCTTGGCGGAGCTGTCGACACGCTTCGGCAACCACGTCCTCGATGCCACCAACAACTGGACCCTGCGCCTGACGCAGTCCGCCGAGGTGGAGGGATTGCCAGCAAGCCTGTTGGATCAGCTGGCGCAAGCCGCGCGCCAGGCCGGGGATGAAGCAGCGACCGGCGAAGCGGGCCCCTGGCTCCTGGGCCTGGACATGCCCCGCTACGTGTCCTTCATGAAATACAGCCGCAGGCGGGACCTGCGGGAGCAGCTCTACAAGGCCCATGTCAGCCGCGCGTCCGGCCAGAACGGCAGCGATCTCAACAACTGGCCCTTGATCGAAGAGATCCTGACCCTGCGGCGGCAGCAGGCCGAGCGCCTGGGCTTCGCCAACTGGGCCGCGCTCAGCATCGCGTCCAAGATGGCCGACTCCGAGCAGGCCGTGGAAGCCCTGCTGGAGGACCTGCGCAGCGCCGCATACCCAATTGCCCAACAGGAGCTGGCGACCCTCGCGGGCTGTGCCAAGGCCCACGGGGCAGCGGAAGCGGACGATCTGCAGCCCTGGGACATCAGCTATTGGGCGGAGATCCTCCGCCAGGAAAGTTTCGAGCTCGACAGCGAAGCCCTACGCCCATGGTTCCCCTTACCCCAGGTGCTCGACGGTCTGTTTGCCCTGAGCGAGCGGCTGTTCGGGATACGCATCGAGGCCGCCGATGGCGAGGCACCGATCTGGCATCCGGATGTGCGCTTCTTCCGCATCCTCGAGCAGGACACACCGATCGCCGGGTTCTACCTGGATCCCTACAGCCGGCCGGGCAGCAAGCGCGGTGGAGCCTGGATGGATGAGTGCCTCGTGCGCTCCAAGCGCGAGGACGGCAGCGCGGTCCTCCCGGTGGCCTACCTGATCTGCAACCAGAGTGCACCGGTCGGTGAGACCCCGAGCCTGATGACCTTCGACGAGGTCGAGACCCTCTTCCACGAGTTCGGGCACGGCCTCCAGCACATGCTGACCAGCGTCGAGCACCCCCAGGCCGCCGGCATCAATGGGGTGGAGTGGGATGCCGTTGAGCTGCCCAGCCAGTTCATGGAGAACTGGTGCTACGACCGGGCCACTTTGATGGGGATGGCCCGCCACTGGGAGACCGGCGCACCCCTCCCGGAGAGCGAATTCGCCAAGTTGCTGGCGGCCCGCACCTTCATGGGGGGATCCGCAACCCTGCGGCAGGTGCACTTTGCCCTGGTGGATCTGCGCCTGCACAGCCAGTGGAGAGCCGATGCCGGCCTCACGCCGGAGGCGCTGCGCCGGGAGATCGCCGCGGACACAACGGTATTGGCCCCCATCGACGAGGACGCTTTCCTCTGCTCCTTCGGGCACATCTTTGCGGGGGGCTACGCCGCCGGGTACTACTCCTACAAGTGGGCCGAGGTGCTCAGTGCCGATGCCTACGGCGCCTTTGAAGAGGTGGGGCTCGAGAACGAAGAGCAGATCCGTGAAACCGGACGTCGCTTCCGCAACACGGTGCTCAGCCTCGGGGGAAGCCTGGATCCCAAGCAGGTCTTCGAAGCCTTCCGCGGTCGTCAACCCAGCAGCGAGGCCCTGATTCGCCACTCCGGCC
- a CDS encoding NAD(P)H-quinone oxidoreductase subunit 4: MDANLPLLAASAAIPGSAFGDSALANGTLAAPTTFPWLSLIALLPIAIAPLVMLLPGDGTDPKLPRTVALVTLLADLGLMLYVYSQHYDGSIAGLQLVERFAWVPVIGLEWSLATDGLSAPLVVLSGLVTLLSVAASWNIQKKTRLYFALLLVQASAQALVFLSQDFLLFFLAWELELVPVYLLIAIWGGQQRQYAATKFILYTATASLLILLSGLALALNGPFTLNLSELIARSPGGVFGLLCYLGFLVGFGVKLPMFPLHTWLPDAHGEANAPVSMLLAGVLLKMGGYALLRFNVQMLPEAHLQLAPALIVLGIVNIVYGALNAFAQDNVKRRIACSSVSHMGFVLLGIGAIDSLGMSGAMLQMISHGLIAAAMFFVTGVFYERTKTLSIPNMGGLAKVLPITFAFFVASSLASLALPGMSGFVSEITVFLGVTSNEGFTVGFRVIAVVLAAIGVVLTPIYLLSLCRRVFFGPRIPALAVLGDMKPRELLIGLTLLVPTLVIGFWPRVAIDLYEATTTALSNDLAQHAVVALRLPALG, from the coding sequence ATGGACGCCAATCTGCCCCTGCTGGCCGCGTCTGCAGCGATTCCCGGCTCCGCATTTGGCGACTCCGCCCTGGCCAACGGCACCCTGGCGGCGCCGACCACGTTTCCCTGGCTGAGCCTGATCGCGCTTCTGCCGATCGCGATCGCTCCGCTGGTGATGCTCCTCCCTGGAGACGGCACGGACCCCAAGCTGCCCCGGACCGTCGCCCTGGTCACCCTTCTGGCGGACCTGGGCTTGATGCTCTACGTCTACAGCCAGCACTACGACGGTTCCATTGCGGGCCTCCAGCTGGTGGAGCGCTTCGCCTGGGTCCCTGTCATTGGCCTGGAGTGGTCCCTCGCCACCGATGGGCTATCGGCTCCGCTGGTGGTGCTCTCCGGATTGGTCACGCTGCTCTCCGTGGCGGCCAGTTGGAATATTCAGAAGAAGACCCGGCTCTACTTCGCGCTGTTGTTGGTCCAGGCCTCGGCCCAGGCCCTGGTGTTTCTCTCGCAGGATTTCCTGCTGTTCTTCTTGGCGTGGGAACTGGAGCTTGTCCCGGTCTATCTCTTGATTGCGATCTGGGGCGGCCAGCAGCGTCAGTACGCGGCCACCAAGTTCATCCTGTACACCGCCACGGCCTCTCTGCTGATCCTGCTCAGCGGCCTGGCTCTGGCCCTCAATGGCCCCTTCACCCTCAACCTCAGCGAACTGATCGCCCGCTCCCCCGGCGGCGTGTTTGGCCTGCTCTGCTATCTGGGCTTCCTGGTGGGCTTCGGCGTGAAGCTGCCGATGTTCCCGCTGCACACCTGGCTTCCCGATGCCCACGGTGAAGCGAACGCACCGGTCTCGATGCTGTTGGCGGGGGTGCTCCTAAAGATGGGCGGCTATGCCCTGCTGCGCTTCAACGTTCAGATGCTCCCGGAGGCGCACCTGCAGCTGGCACCCGCACTGATCGTGTTGGGCATCGTGAACATCGTCTATGGCGCCCTCAACGCCTTCGCCCAGGACAACGTCAAACGTCGGATCGCCTGCAGCTCGGTCAGCCACATGGGCTTTGTGCTGCTGGGCATCGGTGCGATCGACAGCCTCGGCATGAGTGGCGCCATGTTGCAGATGATCAGCCATGGCTTGATCGCGGCGGCCATGTTCTTTGTTACCGGGGTCTTCTACGAGCGCACCAAGACCCTGTCGATCCCCAACATGGGGGGACTGGCCAAGGTCCTGCCGATCACCTTCGCCTTCTTTGTGGCCAGCTCCCTGGCCTCCCTGGCACTGCCGGGCATGAGCGGTTTTGTCAGTGAAATCACCGTGTTCCTGGGCGTGACCAGCAATGAAGGCTTCACCGTTGGCTTCCGCGTGATTGCCGTGGTCCTGGCCGCAATCGGCGTGGTGCTGACACCGATCTACCTGCTGAGCCTGTGCCGCCGGGTCTTCTTTGGCCCCAGAATCCCCGCCCTGGCGGTCCTTGGTGACATGAAGCCCCGGGAGCTCCTGATTGGCCTGACCCTGCTGGTGCCCACCTTGGTGATTGGCTTCTGGCCGCGGGTCGCCATTGATCTCTATGAGGCGACCACCACGGCCCTCTCGAACGACCTCGCCCAACACGCCGTCGTTGCCCTTCGGCTACCCGCCCTCGGCTGA
- the thrB gene encoding homoserine kinase: MARPRIGQGVVVDVPATTANLGPGFDCLGAALDLNNRFEMRCIEGGGERFELVIEGSEGSHLRGGPDNLVYRAAQRVWKEAGEEPIAIEARVRLAVPPARGLGSSATAIVAGLMGANALIGEKLSREKLLELAIDIEGHPDNVVPSLLGGLCMTARAASHRWRVVRCEWDPKVMVVVAIPAIRLSTSEARRVMPKAISIPDAVTNLGCLTLLLQGLRTGNGDLIADGMHDRIHEPYRWGLIQGGKEVRDAAMGAGAWGCVISGAGPSILALCPEDSAVAVSKTMVRAWEGAGVASRSQVLQLHQGGSRWDHLPS; the protein is encoded by the coding sequence ATGGCCCGCCCCCGCATCGGACAGGGGGTTGTGGTGGATGTCCCCGCCACAACAGCCAACTTGGGTCCCGGCTTTGATTGCCTTGGAGCAGCCCTTGATCTGAATAACCGCTTCGAGATGCGCTGCATCGAAGGGGGTGGTGAGCGCTTCGAATTGGTGATCGAAGGCAGTGAGGGATCCCACCTGCGTGGAGGCCCCGACAACCTCGTCTATCGGGCCGCGCAGCGGGTTTGGAAAGAAGCAGGAGAAGAACCCATCGCGATCGAGGCCCGGGTCCGCCTCGCGGTTCCCCCCGCTCGAGGATTGGGAAGCAGCGCCACCGCGATCGTCGCCGGCTTGATGGGAGCGAACGCCCTGATTGGCGAGAAGCTGAGCCGCGAGAAGTTGCTGGAGCTGGCGATCGACATTGAAGGCCACCCCGACAACGTGGTGCCTTCACTGCTCGGCGGACTGTGCATGACAGCAAGGGCGGCCTCCCACCGCTGGCGCGTCGTGCGCTGCGAGTGGGACCCGAAGGTGATGGTGGTGGTGGCGATCCCAGCGATACGCCTCTCCACCAGCGAAGCTCGGCGGGTGATGCCCAAGGCCATCTCGATTCCCGATGCGGTCACCAACTTGGGGTGCCTGACCTTGCTCCTGCAGGGCCTACGCACCGGAAATGGCGACCTGATTGCCGATGGCATGCACGACCGGATCCACGAGCCCTATCGCTGGGGACTGATCCAAGGGGGCAAAGAGGTCCGCGATGCGGCCATGGGCGCCGGTGCCTGGGGCTGCGTGATCAGCGGCGCCGGGCCAAGCATCCTGGCCCTCTGCCCCGAGGACTCGGCCGTCGCCGTGAGCAAGACCATGGTGCGTGCCTGGGAGGGGGCCGGCGTGGCCTCGCGCTCGCAAGTGCTGCAGCTCCACCAAGGCGGCAGCCGCTGGGATCACCTGCCCTCCTGA